A genomic stretch from Candidatus Gorgyraea atricola includes:
- the tsf gene encoding translation elongation factor Ts, whose amino-acid sequence MAVSVDMIKQLREKTNAPMMDCKKALQEANGDLKTAMEILKKRGQIVALKKAGRSAKEGVIESYIHSNNKIGVLLEVNCETDFVARNEDFRKFVKDVCMQIAASSPSYVSREEVPKATADREKAILKDQIKGKKPANVMEKIIQGKLEKFYSEVCLMDQPFIKDDKLTIKECLGSLIGKIGENILIRRFVRFQVGEDIG is encoded by the coding sequence ATGGCAGTTTCAGTAGACATGATCAAGCAGTTGAGAGAAAAGACCAATGCGCCCATGATGGATTGTAAAAAGGCATTGCAAGAGGCGAATGGCGATCTGAAGACCGCGATGGAGATCCTGAAAAAACGGGGCCAGATAGTTGCGCTTAAAAAGGCAGGCCGCTCCGCAAAAGAAGGTGTTATAGAAAGCTATATTCACTCGAACAATAAGATAGGCGTACTCTTAGAGGTAAATTGCGAGACAGATTTTGTTGCTCGTAACGAAGACTTCAGAAAATTTGTAAAGGATGTCTGTATGCAGATCGCAGCAAGTTCTCCTTCCTATGTCTCGAGGGAAGAAGTGCCTAAGGCCACTGCGGACAGGGAAAAGGCGATCTTAAAGGATCAGATAAAAGGAAAAAAACCCGCGAATGTCATGGAAAAGATAATCCAGGGCAAGTTAGAGAAATTTTATTCAGAGGTATGTCTCATGGACCAGCCATTTATTAAAGACGATAAATTGACTATCAAGGAATGCCTGGGCTCGCTTATAGGAAAAATAGGTGAGAACATACTGATCCGCAGGTTCGTAAGATTTCAAGTCGGGGAGGATATTGGATGA